The sequence ACCCTCAGTGCGCCAAGTCTCTCAGAACCACAGTTGGGGCATTTTGGTTTGTCAGGTAAGTCCTTGTTTCTGGCAGAGCCGACCCAACCACAGTTAAGGCATACAAGGGTCACTGACTCGTTTAGTAACCTTGCCTTAACGCTCTCCCTAACTAGTTTATCAAGTCTCTCCGGTGCCATGACCTCAAGCCTATGGCTTATCTTATCAACGATCTCCCTGCCCATTGGGCTAAACTCATTCCCTTCTATCGTAACTAATCTCCTATCGCCATTACTCAATGATTTTAGGAATGAGTAGGTATTGTCTAGGTCAAAATCTCTCGTTAGGACCTCCTTAAGTGTCTCGGTAAATACCGGGGACCCCTTGTAAAGCTCCACTAGGTTCGTTATTGCTAAATCACTCATTTCCCTATCCTTCTTAACAACATTGAATCGTCTGGCAACGTGGACAAACTTCCTCTTGAAAATCCCTGTCCTTATTATAGCCCTGATTGCGTAATCTATGAATGTCTTATCATCCATATTGGCTATATCCATTATTGTTTGAGTGACCAATGTAGTATCGATACCAGGTCTCGGTAATTGCAGTACTACGGCGTAGGCATCCTGCTGGACACCCACTGGATAACCAAGTCTCTCGGTTAGCACTTCACCAAGCATCCTGGCCACTGTCCTGTTAACAAGAGTACCGCCATGCGTATACAACACTATTAAATCACCAACGCGCTCAAGGAGGACAAGCCTATGGGAAGGCACTGGAACACCGCTCTCGATGTGCTCCATGACCTTATTAACAACATACTTAATGGTATCCATAGACGCACCTAATTTTGAGGAGAGCAACTCAGTGGTTGTCTCAGGCCCCACCTTAGTAACGTAGTTACTAACTTCCTCCTTGATGATGCCAACATCCTGAGCCACTTCGAACGGCACCGGGATCTCCTCACCGACCCAAGACGGTATTGCCCCAACGGTGTCCTTGGCAGGAACAACATATATGGTATCACCAACAATCTTCTGGAGAACCCAAACGCCGCCTCTAAACACGAACTTTATCCCTGGTTCACCATACTCAGCCACAAAGGCTTCATCTAGCACCCCAATGGGTTCATCACTTGTTTGGTTAATGACTAGGTAATGCTTTTCATCGGGTATCATGGACATCTGCTCAAAGAAGTACCTATACAACTCCCTCCTAGCCCTGAAGCCACTTGGCTTAAGCACAGTGCCGTCATTCTCAACGAAGTAAGCAAGCCTAGGATTCAACACCTCACTCATGAACCTCAGGATACCCTTAAGTTCCTCAATCGATAACTTCCTGTATGGGTAAGCCCCCCTTATTACGTTATAAAGCTCATCAATGGTCCACCTATTCTTAATCATCAACAAACTAACTATCTGATGAACAAGCACATCGTATGGCTTATCAGGGATTTGCGTAGCCTCAAGGAGCCCTGACTTAGCTCTGTTAACTATGGCGATTGCCTCAAGTGTATCATTTAAATCCTCAGTGATTACCACACCCCTAGGGACCTTATCAAGCCTATGACCACTCCTACCAATCCTCTGAACAAGCCTAACAACTTGGTGAGGCGATAGGTACTGGATCACGAAGTCCACGTGGCCGATATCAATACCTAACTCGAGACTTGACGTTGCTATCACAGCCTTCAATTTACCGTCCTTAAAGGCTCTCTCCGTGGTTATCCTAGAGACCTTAGACAGTGAACTATGGTGTATACCAATGGATTCATAACCAAGCATGGCAAACCTATACATGAGCAGTTCAGCCATTGATCGTGTATTAACAAAGATTATTGTTGAACCATTCCCACTCACTAAGTCCCTAATGATCCTAAGCCTAGTGACTGCATCTGGGTATAAGTAAACGTTCTTAGCCATCTCCTCATCCTCCTTGGTAGGTGTCGGGTGAATAACATCCATCTTCATTTCCCTGACTATACTTGATTGTACGATGTCGCACTCATCATCACCAACGAGGAACTTGGCAACCTCCTCGGGACTACCCACAGTAGCTGATAAACCAATTATTTGTGGTTTCCTACCAATCAACCACTTAATCCTCTCGAGTGTTAAGGTTAATTGCGTACCTCTCTTATCCTCGGCCAGTTCATGAATTTCATCAATGATTATCCACCTAAGCTTCATTAGGTGTTCCCTTAGTCTCTTGCCTGACAAAATAGCCTGAAGGGTTTCAGGGGTTGTTATGAGCATCTGCGGTGGATCCCTACTCTGCTTAACCCTATCGCTTTGGTCAGTATCCCCATGCCTAACACCAACCTTAATACCAACCCTCTCACCCCACCAAACAAGCCTATCAAGCAAGTCCCTATTTAACGCCCTGAGGGGTGTAACGTAGAGTATGTATATACCCTTATCAGTAAACTCACCCTTATCCATACCCCACCTAAGCATTGAGAGGACTGGTAAAACGGCAGCCTCTGTTTTACCGCTACCTGTCGGTGCAATTATCAACACATTACGACCACTGAGTATCTTGGGAATGGCCAGCCTTTGAGGCTCCGTCGCCCTTAGAAAGCCCCTCTCTGCTAATGCAGTTTGAACCAGGGGATGGAGTAATTTATAGGTATTATCCAATTCCCCTTTTGGAGATATAGTAGTTTCTGTACTGCTTTTCATTGGATCAACACTATACAATTAACACCATGGTACCCAACCCGTTTTAAACCATTTGCTTCAGTTAAAGTGAAAGTCATATTCACGAAACTTATAAATAACCTGCGAAATAGAAAATGTAACACTTAAATTACGAGCAACATCAGTTAACAATATTAATGCGTAAGCCTAATATTAGGGCTTGATAGTCATTGATTAATGCTTAAGTGTAGTGCTTGTGGTTCCACCAGGGTAACGGTACTCATTAACGGAAAACCATACTGTAAATACTGCGGTACAAAGATCCTAAGGACTCACCTGGTGAGGACATTATTAAACATGAAGCGTGAGGGATTAATAACATCGATAATAAACATCGAGAATTACGAAGACTCCTAGTAAGAAAACTAAAATAAAACCCAGTATACATCCCTTCACTAATGATGAATAGGTATGGTACATTCCCCTCGGCATTACTACTTGGAGTGATCCTAACTCTTGTAATGATCGCCGCGGTAACCCATGCAGAGGCTGGTGTAACTACGAACCAAGTAAATAATGCCATTGTTGAGGCACTGGAAAGATGCGGTGTAAATCCATACACTGTATCCGTAACGGAAATCACGCCAATAGTACAAAACGGCTCAATAACAATAGAAGCAGCGCTTAGTAATAATTATAACCTTAAAATAGTGATGAACCTAACGAACAAATTAATACCAGTTAGTGACATAAATATAGCGGTAACTCATAACTCAGAAATTTGCAATTCAACAATCCAAATACCTAATCCACCAGGCAACTACAGCAATACAGTTCTGGAGGCAAATCATTTTATTGAGGTGATTTCATACACAGGTTCTTCACCCATGACAACCAGTAGCATGAACACGTTGGTCGTATATGGCACAAGTATTGACTCGGTAATAGTCATACCAAATATGACGGCCTATACAGGCAATATAGTGTGCAATACGGGATCCCCAACAACACCAATCTACATAGTTGGGCTTAATAAGCCAATGCCGATTATGTACATAATACAGCCATCAAGGCCCATTACATCACTACTATGCAGGTATAGCCAAACCATGGGCGGTAGTTACCTATTAATGGCATTACTAATAGGTATAACTGCAGCCTTGATTTATGAATCAATATTAGTAATAATTAAGGTATACCACCCAACACATCCCTAATTATGGACTGTTTCAGATCTAATGCATGTTTAAATACTTTTGAAACGAACTAGAAGCAAACCCGTTAAGGTAAACGCTTGTTGGGAATAAGGCAATGAAGAAAACCCAAGCTATCCCTTGCCCAGTAGCCAATTACCTAACGCCCTGAATGCCAAGGCCCTATGAGATAATTTGTTCTTGATCTCCGGTCCTAGTTCCGCAAAGGTTTTGTTGTAACCACTTGGTATGAATATTGGGTCAAAGCCGAAGCCCTCAGAACCCCTGGGTTCCATGGCTATACTACCACGCACAACACCAATAAATAACTTTATAGGTATCTGAGGACCGCATAGACCAACTACTGATTTAAAGTATGCCGATCTATCGTTAATACCGTTCATAAGCTTTAGAATACCGGTAAGCCCTATCGTCTTATAAACGTATGATGAGTAAGGGCCTGGAAACCCATTTAATTTATTAATGAATAAGCCATCATCCTCAACAACAAAGTACTCACTAATGCCTCCAGTGCATATGTTGGTTAAGGCATTATTAACTATATCCTCAAGGTTATCGCTCTGGATCTCTATCTTCCTATGGTTAAGATCCATGACGAGTTCAATACTGAATTCCCTAAGGACCAAAGAAGCCTCATGAAGCTTACCCTCATTGCTTGTCACGAAGAATACTCTCATGGCCTAATTTTACGGTGTTACACCATATTTAAAACTATTGCGAACCAACACCACTATAATCAAGCACCTTCTTTAATAAATCACTCTCCGGCGGAACCCCTATGAACTCCACATTACCAACGTCCTGATCCTCCCTCTTTAGTACCACCGTGGGTACTGCAGTAACCTGGTAAGCATCAGCTATGTCGCTCTCCTCATAGGCCTCCACTGTTATCGAGACAACCTTACCCTTACTGTCATAGGCAAACATGTTCGCCATTAGGACCGCGTATGGGCAGTATGGACATGATGGCGTGACCACTGTTAAAACCTCGACCTTCTTGCTATTGTCTGCGCTCATTAAGGCCTCAAGCCCCTTTTTGGTCTTTGGCCTTAGCTTGGTCTCACCAACTGATATCCTGACTATGGTCTCTATGAAAGCCCTAACTTCTTCACCAAGTGGCGCACCCAGGTACTTAATTGCGCCATCGAGTAGGTATATTACGGGAACCCTTGGTAGCTCTACATTGTACTTCGCAAACAATCCATTGTTCTCCTCATACTTGATTTTTTTCAGTATTAGCTTCCCAGGTGGTGCTAATTCGGCAAGTAGGTCCAGTAGCTCCTCGGTTGGAACACACCAATTAGTGTCCCTGTTACCGCAGGTATTGCTTGTGAAGAATAATACCTCCACCGGATTCTTCATTTGTGATAATATCTCCTTTATTATCTCCTTTGTTTCCTCATCAACCTCTATGTGGGGCACCTCCGATGTGCCCTGTGGCTTCTCGAAGGGTGTTGCAGACATTCTATCTTCGTGGAGAATACCCCTATAAAAAGCCTTTTTTCCCATTTATTTTCAATAGTAAAAGGATCTACCTACTCCTCCTTGTTCTTCTCCTTGCGCTCTTCTTCTTGCCCTTGGACCTCGATTTCTTCCTCCTGCCCTTCTTCCTAGACTTACTCCTCGCCTTCCTAGTTTCCTCAACCTCACTCGCTGCCTTATCGACTAACTCCTTGATAATGCCACCCTCAATCCATGAATTTGCCTTGCCGATTTCATTATCCACCAAGTCATTAATTAGGGACTGACCGACCTGGTCCACGCCAACCAATAACACCTTAGCAAGGGCCTTATTACCATCAAGACTTACTATACTTGAAAACTCCTCGCCAAGCTTCTCCCTAATGTACTTCCTCAACTTCCTATATTTCTCCTCGCTAAATCCCCTAACGTACAAGGTTTCCAACAGATACATTTGTTCATCCTTAGCAAAGATAAACTTCAAATCATCACCCCCAATATCCTTGATCACGTCCACGCCCCAAGAACCTAATCAAGCACTAATAAACCTTACATCGTACCTATTTACCTAGTTAAGCGATAATTAATCCTAAAGCCTTCAGTACTTAAAGGATTCCTCATCAAGTCAGTGAGGTGAAGCATCTTCATCATTGTACAATCCACATACGTATTTAAATAACTTTTCGTCCAACTACTAGCAATCCAGCACGCCTTCCGCATTACCAGTAATACCAAGTCGTGAATGGCAGTACGCAATCAGCGCCCTCATTCGCAGAGAATGATGCCTCGGCGATCACCTCGTAACTCATTACTCCCGTCACACCACCAACCAACTCGAGTACCCTATTCCATGTAGTCAGCGCGGAGCCTATTATCAGGCGGCAAGGACAAATAATGGAGCATAAATTTTTGATGCATTAAATATTGGTATTATTAAGTCAAATGAAGGGCAGTAATTGCCGCGAACCAATGAGCCACAAATACTTTTAACCATGTAATTAATCATGTAATAGGTGATGCAAGGACTTAAGTACTGATGGATGAGGAGGAACCCACGTGCTGACCATTTCTTCAATCCTTGATCCTCGAACATGAACACTCATACCTTAATTAAATTACCAAACCCACATTACCCAAGCGTAACGAGTACCTCCGGGATAATAATCATGTTTATCCAAAGGAGTTATACTAGGCCTAATCGTCCAAGTAAGTCATAGGCATTGTTCTCCGGTGCTAGCTTAACATACGCCTTCTTTTCACCGGTCATTGTTATTAGTGTGTTCACACCTTCGACCTTTACGCCATAAGTCTTCTCAACGTAATCCCTAATTTCCTTCTTAGTGGTGTCCCTGGGCACGATTATGGTTATCTTATTCTCCCTCTCGGCAAGCCTAAGGCTCTTCTCTGTTAATACGAATCTCACTATCACACCCATCACCCCATGAATAAGCCCTTTCTCAATTCTTCAATCGCGCCTAGGGTCCATAGTGTTAACCTACCAGGAACACCACCAGGCGCTAGGTATAGTACGCTAAGGTTCCTCACTGGGACCACATCAACACCCGGTAAATTCCTTGCAACTCTAATCACTGGCGAGTCCGTGGATGGCACAACAATGAGCACACTCTTACCCTCCTTATATCTTCTACCCCTCATCTTACCCTTGCCGGACCTGATCCTAATCCTTTCCGCAACCCTCTCAATGTCATCCCAAAGCCCTAATGACATGAGGGTCTTCTTGAGGTCTGTCATTACGCCTATTCTTCCAAGGTCATCATTAACCACTAAAGGTATCTGCGGAACCTTATCAACCAAGTGCCCCCTGGCGATCACTAGATCCTTTATTGCAGTTGATGCTATGGCAGACCTAATGGCCTTCCTACGCTCCCTCTTATTGATTTTCTCATGTAGGATCTTCTCAACCTTAGGTGGGTGGGCTCTCCTACCCTTGACAACGTTTGGCGCTATCCTTGCCGTTGGCCAGAGACTGCCCTTGACCCTGGGAACCCTGGCAATACCTAGTCCTATGCCGAAGCTCACGGCCGTAGTTCTATTGCCAGCCATTGGGTCAGTGCCCTTGGGCTGTAGTCTAGCTGTTAAAGCACTGAGGTAAGCCCTTAGTATTAAGTCAGGTCTTATTGATTCGAGGAATTGCGGTGGCAGTGTCACATCACCAATGGTACTGCCACTTAGGTCGAACACCTTCACTGTAGTCGGCACCGTGTAGACCGGCCTTATCAGTGGTGATAAGTCTAGGGACACCATGCTCATGCACCCTGCAACTGCTGTGTTGATAACCAAACTATTTGAATCTTACCGGTTGGGTAGGTCTGTGGCCTTGGTCTCACCGGGAACCTAAGGGTCACCAGTCTCTTGACTATGCCGGGTACTGTACCATCAAGGACTATGTATTGTCCTTTAATAATGCCGTAGTGTGGGAAGCCCGAGCTTGGTGTTACCTCAACGCCGTTAAGGCCTATCTTGAGTATCCTTTTGTTATACTCAGTCCTCTTGTGTAGTCCCATCTGCCCTGGTCTTGGCGTTGTGAAGGTTAGGGCAGGATTCTGTGGGCCAATGGCGCCGATCCTCCTATAGCCCTTCCTATGCTTGTGCCACTTTGGTAGTATCTTGACATTGAACCTCTTAACTACACCCTGCCATCCCTTACCCTTGGTTATCGCCGCTACGTCAACGTACTGACCCTCGCTAAACACATCCGTCACATTAATATCCTTACCAAGCACAGATTCTGCGTATTTAATTAATTGATTAGCATCATCAACACCACCAATGGGTATTTCTAAAAGCTCAGGGGTTTTCTTACCAATGCCACTAAGCCTTGGTTGTGTTGCTACAAGCGCCCTGATTTCCGTAATAACGTCTACATTATCAAGTATTCTCTTCATCATTTCCTCCTTATTAAACTTCTCAGGGAGTGTTGATATTCTCCTGGCAATGTCCTTTGGCACGTTGGGCATCCAGACCTCACCAAGGCTTAGCTTTAGGTTCCTCCAGGGGTCATAGGTGTATGCCCTAAAGGCTATTACCTTAATTGGCGGCGCATCCAGTATGGTGACTGGTCTAATAATCTCCTTGCTGTAGAATGGACTTGTTGGTCTATCATCAATCATAACAACATGCGCCATGCCAGCCTTATAGGCA is a genomic window of Vulcanisaeta souniana JCM 11219 containing:
- a CDS encoding DEAD/DEAH box helicase, encoding MKSSTETTISPKGELDNTYKLLHPLVQTALAERGFLRATEPQRLAIPKILSGRNVLIIAPTGSGKTEAAVLPVLSMLRWGMDKGEFTDKGIYILYVTPLRALNRDLLDRLVWWGERVGIKVGVRHGDTDQSDRVKQSRDPPQMLITTPETLQAILSGKRLREHLMKLRWIIIDEIHELAEDKRGTQLTLTLERIKWLIGRKPQIIGLSATVGSPEEVAKFLVGDDECDIVQSSIVREMKMDVIHPTPTKEDEEMAKNVYLYPDAVTRLRIIRDLVSGNGSTIIFVNTRSMAELLMYRFAMLGYESIGIHHSSLSKVSRITTERAFKDGKLKAVIATSSLELGIDIGHVDFVIQYLSPHQVVRLVQRIGRSGHRLDKVPRGVVITEDLNDTLEAIAIVNRAKSGLLEATQIPDKPYDVLVHQIVSLLMIKNRWTIDELYNVIRGAYPYRKLSIEELKGILRFMSEVLNPRLAYFVENDGTVLKPSGFRARRELYRYFFEQMSMIPDEKHYLVINQTSDEPIGVLDEAFVAEYGEPGIKFVFRGGVWVLQKIVGDTIYVVPAKDTVGAIPSWVGEEIPVPFEVAQDVGIIKEEVSNYVTKVGPETTTELLSSKLGASMDTIKYVVNKVMEHIESGVPVPSHRLVLLERVGDLIVLYTHGGTLVNRTVARMLGEVLTERLGYPVGVQQDAYAVVLQLPRPGIDTTLVTQTIMDIANMDDKTFIDYAIRAIIRTGIFKRKFVHVARRFNVVKKDREMSDLAITNLVELYKGSPVFTETLKEVLTRDFDLDNTYSFLKSLSNGDRRLVTIEGNEFSPMGREIVDKISHRLEVMAPERLDKLVRESVKARLLNESVTLVCLNCGWVGSARNKDLPDKPKCPNCGSERLGALRVDEEKIRQVVERWREGRVRSDDEEIIQYINRTADLVGKYGKLAVLALSSRVRIDDIEEFLPKISNIDRLVLVIHELEKRELRRRFME
- a CDS encoding TFIIB-type zinc finger domain-containing protein produces the protein MLKCSACGSTRVTVLINGKPYCKYCGTKILRTHLVRTLLNMKREGLITSIINIENYEDS
- a CDS encoding XTP/dITP diphosphatase, translated to MRVFFVTSNEGKLHEASLVLREFSIELVMDLNHRKIEIQSDNLEDIVNNALTNICTGGISEYFVVEDDGLFINKLNGFPGPYSSYVYKTIGLTGILKLMNGINDRSAYFKSVVGLCGPQIPIKLFIGVVRGSIAMEPRGSEGFGFDPIFIPSGYNKTFAELGPEIKNKLSHRALAFRALGNWLLGKG
- the pdo gene encoding protein disulfide oxidoreductase; this encodes MSATPFEKPQGTSEVPHIEVDEETKEIIKEILSQMKNPVEVLFFTSNTCGNRDTNWCVPTEELLDLLAELAPPGKLILKKIKYEENNGLFAKYNVELPRVPVIYLLDGAIKYLGAPLGEEVRAFIETIVRISVGETKLRPKTKKGLEALMSADNSKKVEVLTVVTPSCPYCPYAVLMANMFAYDSKGKVVSITVEAYEESDIADAYQVTAVPTVVLKREDQDVGNVEFIGVPPESDLLKKVLDYSGVGSQ
- a CDS encoding 50S ribosomal protein L23, with protein sequence MIVRFVLTEKSLRLAERENKITIIVPRDTTKKEIRDYVEKTYGVKVEGVNTLITMTGEKKAYVKLAPENNAYDLLGRLGLV
- the rpl4p gene encoding 50S ribosomal protein L4, which encodes MSMVSLDLSPLIRPVYTVPTTVKVFDLSGSTIGDVTLPPQFLESIRPDLILRAYLSALTARLQPKGTDPMAGNRTTAVSFGIGLGIARVPRVKGSLWPTARIAPNVVKGRRAHPPKVEKILHEKINKRERRKAIRSAIASTAIKDLVIARGHLVDKVPQIPLVVNDDLGRIGVMTDLKKTLMSLGLWDDIERVAERIRIRSGKGKMRGRRYKEGKSVLIVVPSTDSPVIRVARNLPGVDVVPVRNLSVLYLAPGGVPGRLTLWTLGAIEELRKGLFMG
- a CDS encoding 50S ribosomal protein L3, whose amino-acid sequence is MGLKIHRPKRGSMAYYPRKRAESLVAKFSVWPDPHGGKPILLGFAAYKAGMAHVVMIDDRPTSPFYSKEIIRPVTILDAPPIKVIAFRAYTYDPWRNLKLSLGEVWMPNVPKDIARRISTLPEKFNKEEMMKRILDNVDVITEIRALVATQPRLSGIGKKTPELLEIPIGGVDDANQLIKYAESVLGKDINVTDVFSEGQYVDVAAITKGKGWQGVVKRFNVKILPKWHKHRKGYRRIGAIGPQNPALTFTTPRPGQMGLHKRTEYNKRILKIGLNGVEVTPSSGFPHYGIIKGQYIVLDGTVPGIVKRLVTLRFPVRPRPQTYPTGKIQIVWLSTQQLQGA